GCtcattggaaaaatatcaCACACAACACAAATCTAGCTTCCGCGTGCACAGTACAGAATAGAGACGAGCTTGGCGGCATGACAAAGTTAAACAGCTGATTGGTTGCTTTCCCAGTCACGTGGCTCCTTCTGTTCCACGTTTATGGGCACTGTAATATCTGCAAGAAAAACCTGTTTCTAGTGTTACAAAATGCCAAACACTATTATTGGGATTTTACTTTTCAGATTGGTAATACACATTTGTCGGCTTTTGCCCAATAAATAACTTATGTTGAACACAAACGCGtagtaaattaaaaaggaCGCGTAGTACATTGCAATTGACTTTACTATACATAGTAAATAGTGGAAAGATTAATcccattcaaatatttaattccatcAAATAtgctattttttaaaagaattaaatatttaaaagtaattactACTTCCAAAGAAAAGtttcgtaatttatttactttattatcgATTCTAAACACacatgaattttaaattaagatAGGTATTTAAAAGTACTTCTTATTTAagatatatttcaaatgaaatgtagtattaaaatttatgcaCTATTTCACTATAGtcttatttgtataaaaaataagtgATAAAGTATATGAAATTTTCGCGCCATGattcaatatataatatattatgtacaaaGTAATCCTAAGAATATtcctaataattttaattaattaaaacataattaattaattaaaaaacgttCAGAATAGTTACGTAGTTCAAAATAACATCAAATGAGacattttttatgatttcttaggttaaataattttccaatacATCTCCTAAGAAAAGCTATGTAATTATACctataagaaaatagaataaaaaatagttcATTTAAATAACATGATTACGTATTAATTAAGTGAATTGATGcgtgattttaattttaaagctTTCCAATTGGTTGAAACAAAAGTTTCTAGATAGTCAAGACCAATAATGTTTTTGCAGATTCGGCATTAGTCGCGAAAGAATTTTGATAAGAGACGTCACAGAATCGTGCAATTAGTCAAAAGTTTTCAAAGACAAATAATTCATTTGTAGCGTTCTTTAAAAGAAACTATATCACATTGCGTAGGTTCAGGATCTGTTATCAATAAAGTtgtcataataaaataaattgtgtTTTTAACACGAAATATTGAACTGAAAAGTAGTTGCCTTATATGTGTGCTTTTAAAAGAATCGTATAGAATACTTCGAACCGAGGCTGAGGGTTCGTTCAGGGTCTGACTGAATGGTAAGATTATTTTAAGGCTCGTGAGACGATTGAAACGCTCaggttaaatatttattatcttcttcAACAAACTCGCACCCTAACAAGTCGCAATTCGATTTCTTCTAGTTTctttaaattgttaaatttttattttatatcattcatgttttttataaacatgtataaattttatgttgCTTTGttgatttctttcttttttttttttacctgaACCTTTCTGTCGTCATTGTATCGTTGATCGACTTAATACACGACCTCCATTTTTGTTGCAACTATTTCATTCGGCATATTTCTTGCAGTGTTTGTCggttcaattattttttttaaatcactttacgaatttttaaacttGACTTCGGCGAAAGTCAAAATTTTTAGGTTAATTCGAATGTGTACTTTCGAAATAAGAAAACAGAcacgattaatatttataaaatcatgtTTGATGATAATAGGTCGTAGCCTGTAACAAATTTGACATTTACATCTATAGATATAACCTGAAGAAATATGTTTGGCGTAATTTATTGCAAATCTTGTAATAtatgaacaaaatatttaagaagagTATATCCTACAAAAAACTCTTCGCATAAACATATATGAGGATATTATAAGTCTGGAATATGAAAAATACCATACATAGCCTCTTTTAATTCACAATTTGGAGCACGTACTATTACAGCAATTAAATCACGTAATTTTTTAACCtaaatttgatatattatttttactttcttttaattttatttcattatgttTTTGTGCACAAAATATTAGAATGAATTTTCCAAATGCATTTTCTATGTTTGGGATTTACATAATGATTATGTACTATAGTAGTGCacattatttaattgtattaattacAGTTTATATAAACTATTTACTAGAACAAGAGACCTAACAGTTGTTTATTGTTTCCATATATTCCGCAAGGTCTGTACATTGTGAAAAACATGCCTCTGTTCGGAAAGTCTCAAAAGAGTCCGGCGGAGGTGGTAAAAGCTCTTAAGGAAGCAGTAAATGCATTGGAGCGTGGTGATAAGAAGGTAGAAAAGGTATGTTGTGAAACTACATTTCGGTTTCTATGACGcaatacattaatttttagGCTCAAGAGGATGTCAGTAAAAATTTGgtacatataaaaaatatgcttTATGGAACAGCTGAAACAGAGCCTCAAGCAGATATTGTTGTTGCCCAATTGGCCCAAGAATTGTATAATAGTAATTTGTTGCTTCTACTTGTGCAAAATCTTAGTCGCATAGATTTTGAGGTATGTTTAGatgtatttacaaaataatatcaaattataaattgtgcaacaatttttcaaacttttaatatttcatttatgatatactatttgtttttttattaatatactcATATactcatatatttaatatgttttataatatttcattagggAAAGAAGGATGTTGCTcaagtatttaataatatattacggaGACAAATTGGAACTAGATCTCCAACAGTAGAGTATATATGTACTAAACCAGAAATATTGTTTACTCTCATGTCTGGGTaaattctctttcttcctaaaGTACAATATTCATCTTCTacttgttaaatataaatatgaaatattttaatttataaatgtaataattacagATATGAGCACCAAGACATTGCTTTAAACTGTGGCACTATGTTAAGAGAATGTGCAAGATACGAGGCCTTGGCAAAAATCATGATCTATTCGGACgacttttacaattttttcagaTATGTTGAAGTGTCAACATTCGACATAGCTTCCGACGCGTTTTCTACGTTCAAAGTAAGCGATGATAAGCGCATGATATATCGTACTTAAAGTAAAGAATACTCTTGGTGCATCCGGTACGTTGGTTTTTAGGAATTACTTACCAGGCATAAAATACTGAGCGCTGagtttttagaaattaattacgataaAGTTTTCTCTCATTATCAAAGGTTATTGAATTCAGAAAACTATGTTACGCGACGACAAAGTTTGAAACTGCTAGGGGAACTCTTACTCGATAGACACAATTTTACcgtatgtataattattagtAGTGAAagaaagtatatatatgtatacatgcatagtgtgcgtgtgtgtgtgcgtacctatatatatatatatatatatatatacatcttCTTAAGAGCACGTTAATTCGACAGTTCTTAAATTTCAGGTAATGACACGATATATTTCGAATCCtgataatttgaaattgatgATGAATATGCTCAAAGAAAAATCACGTAATATTCAGTTTGAAGCGTTTCATGTTTTTAAGGTATATTTACATAGTTTAGaatcatcattattatttagatttagaaaataataagaaaaatttgttcgtaATTTTTTAGGTATTCGTGGCGAATCCAAATAAACCGAAACCAATCTTAGATATATTACTGCGTAATcaggaaaaattaatcgaatttttGACGCGCTTCCACACTGACCGTTCCGAAGACGAACAGTTCAATGATGAGAAGGCGTATCTTATTAAGCAGATTAAAGAACTTAAGTCTGTACATGAGAATTAAGTCCAAAATACAAGTTATTGCTACAGCTACCGTTAACTACTACTATTGAAGTCTATTCAACTGCTGTTGCTACTGTTACACCATCACAGTCACCGATGTAGCAATCTACCATTATTTTCTTCCTATCTTTCTGTCTTTTGCTGTCCCTTTCTTTCACTTGTTATAGTTATCGTTAATCGATTCATAATGATTCGattactattaattattattattaattattactattattattattaattattattattattatcgctaTTACTTTTATTTGCGAGTAGTTCTGTAAATAAagttttcgtttaattatgcattattgtatatttacacAAAGCGATTCTATgccacgttcatatatttccatttaaataTCCACTTAAAGCAAATAacatttgaaaagaaaatattccttCTTGAAGTTAATATCAATTTCTCAATGCAATTGCATTATTTGATGCTATCATAATTATGCTgcctaatatttattaaattacgaaatttatgttataaaatattgttcaaaagctaatatatgtttaatttttttatttaaaatttataggaataaagaaattatgtatttattattgaaacttAATAATTGTTAGGTTATGTCCATCATGTTAAACAGCATTTCATTATTGAACATTACAAtgttaaaaaaacaaaaatatattttcagtcAAGGGAAAAGATTACATTGGAGTAGTGGGGGATGTCACGTGGTATTTTATGACAGCAATATCATGGCGGTCAGTTTAGGCTAGTCAATAGTGAACAGTATTCGtcagaaaatttaattgtgctaacattttaacattatttagtGAAATAAATCAACTGTTTGCTTATAAATACGTTCCGACTTGATATTCTAGTGCAATTATAGAATAAAAGACTTGAATTTAAATGGAATTAAGGAAGATTGAATTGAATTCGTATAATGTAAATTCAATGAAGAACGAAATTACATAAACTCGTTCTAAGTCTGTGACGATAACTGATATATTTGCTAGCAAAGAGtatggaataaataaaaatgtttgtaaaagaCCCCTGTGGGATTGTGTGTATCATAATTACATATGTTGCTGTCTTCTATGCAGATTACGTCGTCGTATGTTGGGTTATCCTGCAAAATTTGCAAAACAGGtgcatttaataatattcgatgTTTGTAAACCTATTTATTtgtagttttatatttatttgtacgaAGTtgattttgcataaattttatatcaatatggatatgtgtattttaatcttttaatatacttttaatttaatttaataaaatattgctcatggaatgtttctttttctattttattacattattgcaCTTTTCTTGTAATTAGAGATGCATCTTCAGGAAATGCActtacattaattatttactgatttacaattaatctcattttgtatattattatgtacagTTTTTGGGGTCCCTTTCATATTGTGGCTTTCAAcgctattatattattattgttagcATCACATTCGAAAGCAGTCTGCAGTGATCCTGGTGTTGTGCCACTACTTCAAAGTCGTATGGACTTTTCTGACATTCATACAGATAATCcagaaacaaaaattgaatGTGATGAGAGAGACAGTTGGACTGTTTGTACTAGATGCGAAACATATAGACCTCCCAAAGCATGTCATTGTAGAATTTGTAAACGATGTGTTAGGCGAATGGATCATCATTGTCCATGGTATGCTATAACTTATAGGAATATAAAACATGTTTACAGTTGTAGagtagtaaaaaatattaaattcaattaaaaattatgcaatttatagtaattaataattgatctttgttattatttattttcaattgtaatttttattttttaactttcaaatttatgatattttcgtagtattattttttagtatttttaccAAACattcattataataaaaataataatacagtaATAGCAGatttatgatttatatattctaatgatattttttaacattgaacttaatttataacattgcTCAAAGGATAAACAACTGTGTTGGAGAACAAAATCAAAAGTACTTTATTCAATTTCTGGTCTATGTTGGAATATTGGCCTTCTATGCACTAGGCTTGGTGATAACCTCATGGATTTTAGAATGTTCTCTGTGCAATAATGACATAGCCATCAAACAGGGTCGCATGTATGtgtgtttcaaatatttcactattgtttgaaattataactatataattacattctaactTAAATTCAACttctaataatagaataaGAGTACTTTGAGAGAAGATTAAATAATTAGTAATTTTTTCTGATACAATATTCAAATTTACATGTAAAGTTTAttcaaatctaaaaattatttgaagtaCACACAGAAATATgtcagaaaaaaataaaattaatcaagaAGTTTTTTCTCCAGCTTACACTCTCTTATATTGGTATTGGAATCAGTACTGTTTGGCATGTTTGTCATCGCAATGCTGGTAGACCAATTTCAAGGTATCCTCGGAGAAGAAAACATAATGGAACATATGCAGAATAATCATcattataaaagaaacagTTCACGTACTCTGGTTTTACTTTCTCAGGTTTGTGGCAAGAGTCATCCAATTCTATGGATGTTTCCTTGCCAAAACCCACCACGTTATACTTTTCGAAAAGATGCGTACCTGATAGATCATGAAGTTTAGATGAATACTTAATCACATATTGAGATGTAAATGCTCTTTTATGGCTTTGCTTGCCATAAATACTTTTCTATATGTTTAAGAAAGTCTCCATTATTTAAATGCAATTTGCgaaaaaataagatattatgcattacaaaatttaggagaaggaaaaggaagactTTCACATATTATACTTGTCTACTTCAAAcacttaaatattattaaaaacgtttaattatttaaaattagaaaatttacagcattttaatattttttaataatttttagtcttttaataaagtttttttttaaataatctcaTATTTAGTTATAAATGTAGAAAAAGTAACACATAGGAAAGAAGATGTTtgaagatttaattttatacaaattttgtatcattgctattgaattattatttaatcccGCATTAAATTATATCCGCTTATAGTTCAAGATAAActcttaaattaatatatattttagtatttgtGAGTCATTCCATAAGATTAAATATGTCTAAATATACTTGCAAATTTAATACTCACATAATTGAATCAAGTGTTAGTAACTGTATTGAATGTAATGTCAATGAATGAATTTCAACAAAATCTTGTAATACATGTAATCAAACATTTTAGTAtatctttcataaaatttcatgaaTTCATATGCTTTACGAAATATTCCAGTTTATGCAAAATTCAGtactaattttcaattttttaaaaatattaatgaaattcatttgtatttaaattgtgcagaatgtatattttttatatttatatgtgttatgaaattattatacataaaaaagtattatactataaaataagtaagaaatttattttcttcaaaaaatttattgaacatATAACTTTTAAAGACAAGCAGCCATTAAACCAGCGACATTTTCGAAGTCTATTTtttctgtaatattttttgttttaatattttcatcctGATTagctataaaaataatggacTTGCTTTCTTCTTTCCATCCATATTTTTTTACCCAATGTTTTAATGTGGtatctgaaataaattattttattactaaatttgtattcatacatattttaacATAGTATACTAATTTGTACTTAAAAAACAGATttctaaatttgtataaaacattaataagtaaaacatattaacaatattaattcaaGGAATTTAGTTTATAAATTCGCGCTTTAACGAATTTATGTtgtttagaataattatttttttttttatataatattttttaacaaaatattcttttgtgaatattttcataaatctctttcaaaatatttaaaaaatgtgaaaaaaacATTACCATCAACTCCTCCAAGAAGTTGTGCTAAGAGATTTTTATCTATTGTTTGGAATGTAATTCCTACTACATggcaaacaaattttcttataGAATCTTGAAATCCTACAATCCTATCACAAAGATCAGACATAGACAGAACTCTATCCCAAAAATGTTGGAAATTACATTGTTCTAAAATGTCTCCCAAATACATGATTTGATTAATAGGACTTTCTTGCatctgtaaaaataattttaaacttaTTGGTCAATTTAtgcattaattataaaaagtagaTTAGcaacatatttatgtaaaaaatataaatgagaaattatatatattttgtatgaaaaaatgttttattatatatattataaatgtgTTCTTGAATTAAGATCAtgcttaattaatatataagttataaatcaaaatattttcgatgAAGATATAAGAATCAAGATGATAAATGAATAACTTACAATTCGTTCACTGAGAAGACATTTACAAAGTACAAAATCAGTATGAGGAAGATTTGTTAGAGCCTTCAACAGTATTTGACAAGTAATATCCATGTTAAACCTATGTGGATTTAATTGATACAGTTTCAAAACTGCTAAATTAGCTTCCAAGTCATATGCATTCTCTCTTGATTGTATTTCAACATATTTTTCTAGGGTTGCTAAATGATCTGGATTATAtctgaaatttgtataaaatatgaaaaatatacttaCAGTTATTTTATTTGCCATGCATGCTTAATGTATATGATTGTAATATGTTCTTCAtgataacaatataaataaaattttaatgagatcaaataaattaataattaaatgttgaaagaaatatattaaatttccatgTATTTTTtgtgttattaaaataaatcatgtataaaatatgaagtaGATTATACTTTTGAATAATGAATAATGCACCTTTCAATGCCTTTCAACATTCCAGCCACAGTCTGACGCATTGCTTCAGCCATTATAGTAAAAAGGATTATTTCCTTAATTGCTTATTATAAGTtaaatagtatattgctatttaatttagaaaaaagatattttgttaGGTTAGGAAACGTAATTCCAACTACACGATGAGAGTCTTCACAAGGTTGCCAAATTT
The nucleotide sequence above comes from Bombus fervidus isolate BK054 chromosome 6, iyBomFerv1, whole genome shotgun sequence. Encoded proteins:
- the Dnz1 gene encoding DNZDHHC/NEW1 zinc finger protein 11 isoform X2, which codes for MLLSSMQITSSFWGPFHIVAFNAIILLLLASHSKAVCSDPGVVPLLQSRMDFSDIHTDNPETKIECDERDSWTVCTRCETYRPPKACHCRICKRCVRRMDHHCPWINNCVGEQNQKYFIQFLVYVGILAFYALGLVITSWILECSLCNNDIAIKQGRILHSLILVLESVLFGMFVIAMLVDQFQGILGEENIMEHMQNNHHYKRNSSRTLVLLSQVCGKSHPILWMFPCQNPPRYTFRKDAYLIDHEV
- the Mo25 gene encoding calcium binding protein Mo25 isoform X1; protein product: MPLFGKSQKSPAEVVKALKEAVNALERGDKKVEKAQEDVSKNLVHIKNMLYGTAETEPQADIVVAQLAQELYNSNLLLLLVQNLSRIDFEGKKDVAQVFNNILRRQIGTRSPTVEYICTKPEILFTLMSGYEHQDIALNCGTMLRECARYEALAKIMIYSDDFYNFFRYVEVSTFDIASDAFSTFKELLTRHKILSAEFLEINYDKVFSHYQRLLNSENYVTRRQSLKLLGELLLDRHNFTVMTRYISNPDNLKLMMNMLKEKSRNIQFEAFHVFKVFVANPNKPKPILDILLRNQEKLIEFLTRFHTDRSEDEQFNDEKAYLIKQIKELKSVHEN
- the Mo25 gene encoding calcium binding protein Mo25 isoform X2; translation: MPLFGKSQKSPAEVVKALKEAVNALERGDKKAQEDVSKNLVHIKNMLYGTAETEPQADIVVAQLAQELYNSNLLLLLVQNLSRIDFEGKKDVAQVFNNILRRQIGTRSPTVEYICTKPEILFTLMSGYEHQDIALNCGTMLRECARYEALAKIMIYSDDFYNFFRYVEVSTFDIASDAFSTFKELLTRHKILSAEFLEINYDKVFSHYQRLLNSENYVTRRQSLKLLGELLLDRHNFTVMTRYISNPDNLKLMMNMLKEKSRNIQFEAFHVFKVFVANPNKPKPILDILLRNQEKLIEFLTRFHTDRSEDEQFNDEKAYLIKQIKELKSVHEN
- the Dnz1 gene encoding DNZDHHC/NEW1 zinc finger protein 11 isoform X1, producing MFVKDPCGIVCIIITYVAVFYADYVVVCWVILQNLQNSFWGPFHIVAFNAIILLLLASHSKAVCSDPGVVPLLQSRMDFSDIHTDNPETKIECDERDSWTVCTRCETYRPPKACHCRICKRCVRRMDHHCPWINNCVGEQNQKYFIQFLVYVGILAFYALGLVITSWILECSLCNNDIAIKQGRILHSLILVLESVLFGMFVIAMLVDQFQGILGEENIMEHMQNNHHYKRNSSRTLVLLSQVCGKSHPILWMFPCQNPPRYTFRKDAYLIDHEV
- the Eif3k gene encoding eukaryotic translation initiation factor 3 subunit K → MAEAMRQTVAGMLKGIERYNPDHLATLEKYVEIQSRENAYDLEANLAVLKLYQLNPHRFNMDITCQILLKALTNLPHTDFVLCKCLLSERIMQESPINQIMYLGDILEQCNFQHFWDRVLSMSDLCDRIVGFQDSIRKFVCHVVGITFQTIDKNLLAQLLGGVDDTTLKHWVKKYGWKEESKSIIFIANQDENIKTKNITEKIDFENVAGLMAACL